GAATGGTTATCTTTATTTCAGTTCCATTTCCCAATTGGCTTCGCAATTGAAACAGGCCATTTAGTGCTTCTGTCCTTGCTTTCATGTTCTTTAATCCTAATGAAGGAATTAACAGGTTATCATTATAGTGAAAACCGCAGCCCTCATCTTTAATTGTTAAAATGGCCTCATTTTCGGAAGCATGAAGTGATAAAAATACCTTTTGGGCACCGGAATGCTTTTTACAATTGGCGATTGCTTCTTGTCCAATTCGCCATATAGCTTCTTCAACTTTTCCGGGCATGCTGGTGGCTCCCGTCAGGTTAGCTTCTATCTTCAGACCAAGCATTTCTCCATAGCTTTTCAGTGCGCTGACAAGTCCATTCTCGAGACCGTGAGGCTTCAACTGCCATATAAGTGATCTCATCTCCCCGAGTGCTTCCTGGGTCAAGTCCTGCATATAGCTAAATGTTTGTTTTACTTCTTCATCCTCTGTCATTTCCACTCCAGCTCTGGCGGTCAGGCTGAGAGAGAACAATAGCTGATTCACCGAATCATGCAGGTCCCGTGCAAGCCGGTTTCTTTCCGCAACAAGAGCGGTTTCTTGTTCGCGCTGTGTGAGTTTGATGCGTTTTAATGCTGTGCCAATTTGATAGGCAATTGCTTCAAGCAGAGCAAGTTCCTTTTTATGAAAATGTTTTTTGTTTGGAGAACCCACATTCAATAAGCCGAATCGTTCATTTCCAGCGCGAAGGGGTACAGTAGCATGATGGGTCAATCCGCACGTCTCCCCAGCACCATCATCAAGTGCATCTTCAATTCGCTTACACTCAATGATATTTGTGGCTTTATTTAAGGTTTGGTTATTGTATTTATTCACACACCAGCACTCACCGTGGCACATTCTATCTTTCTGGTTAAAAGCTAAAGCAGGAGGAAGAGCAAAGTCTGCTGTAAGCTCGTGGTTTCCGTGAGCATCAATAAGAAAGATCCAGCCTGTTTGAAGCCCTGTTATATGCAAAAGTCTTCTTAAGACATCAGATAGCATGGTCTTCGTGTCTGTTCCTTCGTTCAATAGCTCTGCGATTTCTTTAAGAATGCCGATTTCTTCATATTTTGCTTCGTCAGTCATCCCAGCATCTCCTTCACCGTCCAGTATCTAATGTCATTATAGCCCATATTTAACCCTTGGATGTTAAAAACTGGTGCGTGCTTTAGGAGGTCTGTAAAAATTCGAGCACTTCATGATTGGGTCCTTCATAAAAGACAATTTCCCAGCCGTTGGGAAGTTTGTAAGGTCCTTCTGCTATTTGATTAAATCCGAAAGTGTGGATCACTTGCTGAAGGTCGGATACTTCAAAACATAGATGGGCTGAGTTTGTGCTATGTGGATGAGATACCAATTCAAGTCGGAAATGAGTGGATGATAGGAACGCAATCTCTTCCCCCAGAAAAGAATGCCGGCTTTCCAGTTCTAAGCCTAATAAATCTGAGTAAAACTTTATCGATTCTTCAAGATTGGACACTTCCAGTCCGT
This portion of the Mesobacillus sp. S13 genome encodes:
- a CDS encoding VOC family protein; its protein translation is MRFHHYGLEVSNLEESIKFYSDLLGLELESRHSFLGEEIAFLSSTHFRLELVSHPHSTNSAHLCFEVSDLQQVIHTFGFNQIAEGPYKLPNGWEIVFYEGPNHEVLEFLQTS
- a CDS encoding GAF domain-containing sensor histidine kinase; translation: MTDEAKYEEIGILKEIAELLNEGTDTKTMLSDVLRRLLHITGLQTGWIFLIDAHGNHELTADFALPPALAFNQKDRMCHGECWCVNKYNNQTLNKATNIIECKRIEDALDDGAGETCGLTHHATVPLRAGNERFGLLNVGSPNKKHFHKKELALLEAIAYQIGTALKRIKLTQREQETALVAERNRLARDLHDSVNQLLFSLSLTARAGVEMTEDEEVKQTFSYMQDLTQEALGEMRSLIWQLKPHGLENGLVSALKSYGEMLGLKIEANLTGATSMPGKVEEAIWRIGQEAIANCKKHSGAQKVFLSLHASENEAILTIKDEGCGFHYNDNLLIPSLGLKNMKARTEALNGLFQLRSQLGNGTEIKITIPL